A portion of the Edaphobacter bradus genome contains these proteins:
- a CDS encoding glutamine synthetase family protein produces MAKEQRKKRVAPHVIQEERLKYLTDERRIKAVTVLFSDLEGRLHMLDYDKKFLVKSFDNLTFDGSSIRGFTAQRESDLRLGIDWSAFYWAPADIFGAGKVLVFGEVIDKNGQTYSADIRGVLKKFSQEMYDEHGYTLNAANEIEGFLFEGVDAERLYHENGSFQYVNKGGYYHSLPGDPLREFIDTTAEVQRAMGFENEKDHPEVAPSQFEINYSYGEVVAAADQIQLYKLICRQVATQMGMTASFLPKPVVGVNGSGMHTNISITKNGKNLFWDPKGEEKISKLAWQFTDRILTHGNDLCLLLNASVNAYRRLDPHFEAPNQIKASAVDRGSMIRIPIGNEKSARVEVRSVGPDANPYMVMHSIFKTGLNGETAKIKNLRQAERYLPDNVYTAIEDFRKAEWTTKLLGADVKARYADLKQASADRCPRLLGTIVKTPEVQFHHDVYNQLLWNQF; encoded by the coding sequence ATGGCGAAGGAGCAGCGCAAGAAGCGTGTTGCGCCGCATGTGATTCAGGAAGAGCGGTTGAAGTATCTGACCGATGAGCGCCGCATCAAGGCCGTGACGGTACTGTTCAGCGATCTCGAAGGCCGGCTGCACATGCTGGACTACGACAAGAAGTTCCTGGTGAAGAGTTTCGACAATCTGACGTTCGACGGCTCGTCGATCCGCGGCTTTACCGCGCAGCGCGAGAGCGACCTGCGGCTCGGCATCGACTGGAGCGCGTTCTACTGGGCGCCTGCTGACATCTTTGGCGCGGGCAAGGTGCTGGTGTTCGGCGAGGTCATCGACAAGAACGGCCAGACGTACAGTGCAGATATTCGCGGAGTGCTGAAGAAGTTCTCGCAGGAGATGTACGACGAGCACGGCTACACGCTGAACGCTGCCAACGAGATTGAAGGCTTCCTCTTCGAGGGCGTCGACGCCGAGCGTCTCTACCATGAGAACGGCTCCTTCCAGTACGTCAACAAGGGAGGGTACTATCACTCGCTGCCCGGTGATCCGCTGCGCGAGTTCATCGACACCACGGCGGAGGTGCAGCGCGCCATGGGATTCGAGAACGAGAAGGACCACCCGGAGGTTGCGCCGAGCCAGTTCGAGATCAACTACAGCTATGGCGAGGTAGTGGCTGCTGCGGACCAGATTCAGCTGTACAAACTGATCTGTCGGCAGGTGGCCACGCAGATGGGCATGACTGCGAGTTTCCTGCCGAAGCCGGTGGTGGGCGTGAACGGAAGTGGCATGCACACGAACATCTCGATCACGAAGAATGGCAAGAACCTGTTCTGGGACCCGAAGGGTGAGGAGAAGATCTCGAAGCTGGCGTGGCAGTTCACGGACCGCATTCTGACGCACGGCAACGATCTTTGCCTGCTGCTGAATGCGAGCGTGAATGCGTACCGGCGGCTTGATCCCCACTTTGAGGCTCCGAACCAGATCAAGGCCTCGGCTGTGGACCGTGGGTCGATGATCCGTATTCCTATCGGCAACGAGAAGTCGGCGCGCGTTGAAGTGCGGTCGGTTGGGCCGGATGCGAATCCGTACATGGTGATGCACTCGATCTTCAAGACCGGACTGAATGGCGAGACGGCGAAGATCAAGAACCTGCGCCAGGCGGAGCGGTATCTGCCGGATAATGTGTACACGGCGATCGAGGACTTCCGCAAGGCGGAGTGGACGACGAAGCTGCTGGGAGCTGACGTGAAGGCTCGTTACGCCGATCTGAAGCAGGCTTCGGCGGATCGCTGCCCGCGGCTGCTGGGGACGATCGTAAAGACTCCGGAGGTTCAGTTCCACCACGATGTCTACAACCAGCTTCTGTGGAACCAGTTCTAA
- a CDS encoding peptidylprolyl isomerase: MPTKPGVYATFKTNQGTIVCELFEKDAPETVANFIGLAEGTKEWNSRSKKGSKLYDGTIFHRVIPDFMIQGGDPEGNGMGGPGYKFADETKGSRHGFQEKGKLAMANAGPNTNGSQFFITVAPTTWLTGKHTIFGEVVEGYDIVEKISKVSRDGMDRPKTPVVLESVSIERVA, from the coding sequence ATGCCAACCAAGCCCGGCGTCTACGCCACCTTCAAGACCAACCAGGGAACAATCGTCTGCGAACTCTTCGAAAAGGACGCCCCCGAGACGGTCGCCAACTTTATCGGCCTTGCCGAGGGCACCAAGGAGTGGAACAGCCGCAGTAAGAAGGGTTCCAAGCTCTACGACGGCACCATCTTCCACCGCGTCATCCCCGACTTCATGATCCAGGGCGGCGACCCCGAAGGCAATGGCATGGGCGGCCCCGGCTACAAGTTCGCCGACGAAACCAAAGGTTCCCGCCACGGATTCCAGGAGAAGGGCAAGCTCGCCATGGCCAATGCCGGCCCCAACACCAACGGCAGCCAGTTCTTCATCACCGTAGCCCCCACCACCTGGCTCACCGGCAAGCACACCATCTTCGGCGAGGTCGTTGAAGGCTACGACATCGTCGAGAAGATCAGCAAAGTCTCCCGCGACGGCATGGACCGCCCCAAGACGCCTGTCGTTCTCGAATCTGTCTCCATCGAGCGGGTTGCGTAG
- the mdh gene encoding malate dehydrogenase → MRKKVTIVGAGNVGATAAHWIAAKELADVVLIDVIEGVPQGKGLDLLEAMPIEKRDCSIVGTNDYADTKDSDVVLITAGIARKPGMSRDDLLNTNFKIMSDVVSKVVTQSPNTIIIVVSNPLDAMAQTAFKQAGLPRERVIGMAGVLDSARFRTFIAEELKVSVENVTAFVLGGHGDTMVPLSRYSTVAGIPITELIAPDRLKELETRTANGGAEIVKHLKTGSAYYAPSSAAVEMVEAILKDKKKILPCAAYLQGEYGISGLYVGVPCKLGAKGLEQIIEIKLTPEEQAALNKSADAVKELCTVIGVA, encoded by the coding sequence ATGCGTAAGAAGGTAACAATTGTTGGTGCAGGAAATGTGGGCGCGACGGCGGCGCACTGGATTGCGGCGAAGGAGCTGGCGGATGTCGTGCTGATCGATGTCATCGAGGGCGTGCCGCAGGGCAAGGGGCTCGACCTGCTCGAGGCGATGCCGATTGAGAAACGCGATTGCAGCATTGTCGGCACCAATGATTATGCAGATACGAAGGATTCGGATGTCGTTTTGATTACCGCCGGCATTGCGCGCAAGCCTGGAATGAGCCGCGACGATCTGCTGAACACCAACTTCAAGATCATGAGCGATGTTGTTTCGAAGGTGGTCACGCAGTCGCCGAATACGATCATCATTGTGGTTTCGAACCCACTGGATGCGATGGCACAGACGGCGTTCAAGCAAGCCGGCTTGCCGCGTGAGCGCGTGATCGGCATGGCCGGTGTGCTCGATTCGGCACGGTTCCGCACGTTTATTGCTGAAGAATTGAAGGTTTCAGTGGAGAACGTGACAGCGTTTGTGCTCGGCGGGCACGGCGACACGATGGTTCCCCTTTCGCGTTACTCCACGGTGGCGGGGATTCCGATTACCGAGTTGATTGCGCCTGACCGACTGAAGGAACTGGAGACGCGGACGGCCAATGGCGGCGCGGAGATTGTGAAACATCTGAAGACTGGTTCGGCTTACTACGCTCCTTCGTCTGCTGCCGTGGAGATGGTTGAGGCGATCCTGAAGGACAAGAAGAAGATTCTTCCGTGTGCCGCTTATCTGCAGGGTGAGTACGGGATCTCTGGGCTGTATGTCGGGGTTCCGTGCAAGCTGGGTGCCAAGGGGCTTGAGCAGATTATTGAAATCAAGCTGACTCCGGAGGAGCAAGCGGCGCTGAACAAGAGCGCGGATGCGGTGAAGGAGCTTTGCACCGTGATTGGCGTAGCTTAG
- a CDS encoding sugar MFS transporter — protein MSIATMLFFMWGFLTCLNDILIPHLKAIFDLNYAQAMLVQFCFFSSYFIFALPSGKLVEWRGYKGTMVIGLLVMAAGAFLFLPASTMASFGVFLTALVILAAGITSLQVAANPYVAHLGPPETSAARLNLSQAFNSFGTFVAPFFGSALILTTTQVSEETLRSYPVALLHQYRMDQASSVRLPYLGIGLTLVLLAIALALVKLPPMDFTRDIRPGELVEGADGGSIWRHPVLLAGALGIFVYVGAEVSIGSFLVNYFGLPEIAHFPEKVAARYVSLYWGGAMVGRFVGSWLLTKLKTSTVLGSAAVVACGLVVTSILTHGHTAMWVILAVGLFNSVMFPSIFTVGLTGLGPLTSKGSSLMVAAIVGGALIPLAEGHLADAIGVHHAFVIPAVCYIYIALFGYLGGRRAEREIAEIEAAQARA, from the coding sequence ATGAGCATCGCGACGATGCTCTTCTTCATGTGGGGCTTCCTTACCTGTCTCAACGACATCCTGATCCCCCACCTGAAGGCTATCTTCGATCTGAACTACGCGCAGGCGATGCTGGTGCAGTTCTGCTTCTTCTCGTCGTACTTCATCTTCGCGCTGCCTTCGGGCAAGCTGGTGGAGTGGCGCGGGTATAAGGGCACGATGGTGATCGGGCTGCTGGTGATGGCGGCGGGAGCGTTTCTATTTCTGCCTGCTTCGACGATGGCATCGTTCGGCGTGTTTTTGACGGCGCTGGTGATTCTGGCTGCCGGCATTACGAGCCTGCAGGTTGCGGCGAATCCGTATGTGGCTCACCTGGGGCCTCCGGAGACGTCGGCCGCCCGCTTGAATCTTTCGCAGGCGTTCAACTCGTTTGGAACGTTTGTGGCGCCTTTTTTTGGCAGCGCATTGATTCTGACCACGACGCAGGTTTCGGAGGAGACGCTGCGTTCCTATCCGGTGGCACTGCTGCACCAGTACCGCATGGACCAGGCCTCGTCGGTGCGGCTGCCTTACCTTGGTATCGGCCTGACGCTTGTGCTGCTGGCGATCGCGCTTGCGCTTGTGAAGTTGCCGCCGATGGACTTCACGCGCGACATCCGTCCGGGTGAACTGGTGGAGGGTGCGGACGGTGGCAGCATCTGGCGGCATCCAGTGTTGCTGGCCGGCGCGCTGGGAATCTTTGTGTACGTGGGGGCGGAGGTTTCGATCGGCAGCTTCCTGGTGAATTATTTCGGGCTGCCCGAGATTGCTCACTTCCCGGAGAAGGTGGCTGCGCGGTATGTCTCGCTGTACTGGGGCGGAGCGATGGTGGGCCGGTTCGTCGGCTCGTGGCTGTTGACGAAGCTGAAGACGAGCACGGTACTGGGCTCGGCGGCGGTGGTGGCCTGTGGACTGGTGGTGACGTCGATCCTGACCCACGGACACACGGCGATGTGGGTCATTCTTGCGGTGGGGCTGTTCAATTCGGTGATGTTCCCCAGTATCTTTACGGTTGGACTGACAGGGCTGGGGCCGCTGACCAGTAAGGGATCGAGCCTGATGGTGGCGGCGATCGTGGGCGGCGCGCTGATTCCGCTCGCGGAAGGACATCTGGCCGATGCGATTGGGGTGCACCACGCGTTTGTTATTCCGGCGGTCTGCTACATCTACATTGCCTTGTTTGGGTATTTGGGTGGGCGGCGTGCAGAGCGGGAGATAGCGGAGATCGAGGCGGCGCAGGCCCGGGCTTAG
- a CDS encoding putative quinol monooxygenase has translation MTKFALYVPLMAKPGKEAEVEAFLEQGARMAQDESGTVTWYGLKEGDGFYSVFDTFDDEAGRDAHLNGPIAQALMAKAGELLAEPPKINKITLIAKK, from the coding sequence ATGACGAAGTTCGCGTTGTACGTTCCCTTGATGGCGAAGCCGGGCAAGGAGGCGGAGGTTGAGGCGTTTCTGGAACAGGGCGCGCGGATGGCTCAGGATGAGTCCGGCACCGTGACATGGTATGGGTTGAAGGAAGGCGATGGGTTTTACAGCGTCTTCGATACGTTTGACGACGAGGCTGGGCGTGACGCGCATCTGAATGGACCGATCGCGCAGGCTCTGATGGCGAAAGCGGGCGAGCTGCTGGCAGAGCCGCCAAAGATCAACAAGATCACGTTGATTGCGAAGAAGTAG
- a CDS encoding carbon-nitrogen hydrolase, whose translation MSNKANSTTKRVALIQMSCAPDTQINLDKAAERVYEAARQGATLVCLPELFRAQYFCQREDHALFDLAESIPGHSTDVLTRVCRETGVVLVASLFERRAPGLYHNTAVTIEKDGRIADIYRKMHIPDDPLYYEKFYFTPGDLGFKATKTTSGPIGTLVCWDQWYPEGARVTALKGAEVLFFPTAIGWHPSEKKEFGTAQYEAWQTAQRAHAIANGVFVCSVNRVGHEHGDVTFKAPAADGNPAIVELKGPGDHTPSSGLEFWGGSFIADPFGRIIAQASHDREEILYADLDSKLIEVTRQHWPFLRDRRIDAYEGIAKRFLD comes from the coding sequence ATGTCGAACAAAGCCAACAGCACCACGAAGCGCGTCGCCCTTATTCAGATGTCCTGCGCCCCGGACACCCAGATCAACCTCGACAAGGCCGCCGAGCGCGTCTACGAGGCCGCCCGCCAGGGGGCCACTCTCGTCTGCCTCCCTGAGCTCTTCCGCGCCCAGTACTTCTGCCAGCGCGAGGACCACGCCCTCTTTGACCTTGCCGAGTCCATCCCTGGCCACTCCACCGACGTCCTTACTCGCGTCTGCCGCGAAACCGGGGTCGTCCTCGTCGCGTCGTTGTTCGAGCGCCGCGCCCCCGGCCTCTACCACAACACCGCCGTCACTATCGAGAAGGACGGCCGCATCGCCGACATCTACCGCAAGATGCACATCCCCGACGACCCTCTCTACTACGAGAAGTTCTACTTCACCCCCGGCGACCTCGGCTTCAAAGCCACCAAAACCACCTCCGGCCCCATCGGCACTCTCGTCTGCTGGGACCAGTGGTACCCCGAAGGCGCCCGCGTGACTGCCCTCAAAGGAGCCGAGGTCCTCTTCTTCCCCACCGCCATCGGCTGGCACCCCTCCGAGAAGAAGGAGTTCGGCACCGCCCAGTACGAGGCCTGGCAGACCGCCCAACGTGCCCACGCCATCGCCAACGGAGTCTTCGTCTGCTCCGTCAACCGCGTCGGCCACGAGCACGGCGACGTCACCTTCAAGGCCCCCGCAGCCGACGGCAACCCCGCGATCGTCGAGCTCAAAGGGCCCGGCGACCACACTCCCAGCTCAGGCCTCGAGTTCTGGGGCGGCAGCTTCATCGCCGACCCCTTCGGCCGCATCATCGCCCAGGCTAGCCACGACAGGGAAGAGATCCTCTACGCTGACCTCGACTCCAAGCTCATCGAAGTCACCCGCCAGCACTGGCCCTTCCTGCGCGACCGCCGCATCGACGCCTACGAAGGCATAGCAAAACGCTTTTTGGATTAG
- a CDS encoding PEP-CTERM sorting domain-containing protein, translating into MKKLVLALSALAISATICSSAFADTFKFSFSGSSDSGSGQFTAAATSTPGEYLITGVIGTTDGFTINSLLPAGSYGGNDNLLFYPAAGGSYVDTHGVSYFLSNGTDINLYFFAGMYGIESLGSSGSRNVPLNSLTVTATPEPESLILLGTGLLGFCGVVRRRFVA; encoded by the coding sequence ATGAAAAAGCTGGTTCTGGCACTTTCGGCTTTGGCTATTTCAGCAACGATTTGCTCTTCAGCATTTGCGGACACGTTTAAGTTTAGCTTCAGTGGCAGCTCTGATTCGGGCTCAGGTCAATTTACGGCGGCTGCGACCTCGACTCCCGGCGAATATCTCATCACGGGTGTGATCGGGACAACGGACGGTTTCACGATCAACTCCCTGCTGCCGGCGGGATCGTATGGAGGGAATGACAATCTGCTGTTTTATCCGGCGGCGGGCGGCTCGTACGTGGACACCCATGGGGTCTCTTACTTCCTTTCGAACGGCACCGACATCAATCTGTATTTCTTCGCTGGTATGTATGGTATCGAGAGTCTCGGGAGCTCTGGTTCTAGAAACGTTCCACTGAACTCGCTGACAGTGACTGCGACTCCGGAGCCTGAGTCGTTGATATTGCTGGGAACAGGGCTGTTAGGGTTCTGCGGTGTGGTTCGACGCCGGTTTGTTGCATAG
- a CDS encoding NADP-dependent isocitrate dehydrogenase, which produces MQDSYNGIAVPKDGAPIQYANGKYAVPNNPIIPFIEGDGTGRDIWKASQRVFDAAVEKAYGGKRSVKWFEVLAGEKAYRQTQNWLPDDTVKATVDFRVSIKGPLTTPVGGGIRSLNVALRQLMDLYQCVRPVKYYSGVPSPVKHPEKLDVVIFRENTEDIYAGIEFREGTPEAAKFISFVNDEMLKGGKKKVRLDSGVGVKPISITGSKRLVRAAIQYALNHGRKTVTLVHKGNIQKFTEGAFREWGYEVATQEFREQTVTERESWILGNLEANPKLTPEENAALVEPGIEFAPKAFVDEVIAEVNGVIAAIGASHGNGKWKQKILVNDRIADSIFQQIIIRPSDYSVLATTNLNGDYISDAAAAQVGGLGIAPGANIGDGYAVFEATHGTAPKYADKDVINPGSVMLSGVMLFDFIGWPEAARLIESSMEKTIQQKHVTYDFERQMQGATKAKTSEFATRMIENM; this is translated from the coding sequence ATGCAGGACAGCTATAACGGGATTGCGGTTCCTAAGGATGGGGCTCCGATTCAATATGCGAACGGCAAGTACGCGGTACCAAACAATCCGATTATTCCGTTCATCGAGGGCGATGGAACGGGACGTGATATCTGGAAGGCCTCGCAACGCGTATTCGACGCGGCGGTGGAGAAGGCATACGGCGGCAAGCGCTCGGTGAAGTGGTTTGAAGTTCTGGCAGGCGAGAAGGCGTACAGGCAGACACAGAACTGGCTGCCTGATGACACGGTGAAGGCGACTGTGGACTTTCGCGTGTCGATCAAAGGGCCGCTGACGACTCCGGTGGGCGGCGGGATTCGGTCGCTGAACGTGGCGCTGCGGCAGTTGATGGATCTGTATCAATGTGTTCGTCCGGTGAAGTATTACTCCGGCGTGCCCAGCCCGGTGAAGCATCCGGAGAAACTGGATGTGGTGATCTTCCGCGAGAACACCGAGGACATCTATGCCGGCATCGAGTTCCGCGAGGGGACGCCAGAGGCGGCGAAGTTCATCAGCTTTGTGAACGACGAGATGCTGAAGGGCGGCAAAAAGAAGGTCCGGCTGGATTCTGGAGTTGGCGTGAAGCCGATCTCGATTACGGGATCGAAGCGGTTGGTGCGGGCGGCGATCCAGTATGCGCTGAACCACGGGCGCAAGACGGTGACGCTGGTGCATAAGGGAAACATTCAGAAGTTCACCGAGGGCGCGTTCCGCGAGTGGGGTTATGAGGTTGCGACACAGGAGTTCCGCGAGCAGACCGTGACCGAGCGCGAGAGCTGGATTCTGGGCAATCTGGAAGCGAATCCGAAGCTGACGCCGGAGGAGAATGCTGCGCTGGTGGAGCCGGGAATTGAGTTTGCTCCGAAGGCGTTTGTCGACGAGGTGATCGCCGAGGTGAACGGCGTGATCGCCGCCATCGGCGCGTCACACGGCAACGGCAAGTGGAAGCAGAAGATTCTGGTAAACGACCGCATCGCGGACTCGATCTTTCAGCAGATCATCATCCGTCCGAGCGACTACAGCGTGCTCGCGACGACGAATCTTAACGGCGACTACATCTCCGACGCGGCAGCGGCACAGGTGGGTGGGCTTGGTATCGCTCCTGGTGCGAACATCGGCGATGGCTATGCGGTCTTTGAGGCGACGCATGGCACGGCTCCGAAGTACGCGGACAAGGATGTGATCAATCCGGGGTCCGTGATGCTTTCGGGCGTGATGCTGTTCGACTTCATTGGATGGCCAGAGGCAGCGCGGCTGATCGAGTCGTCGATGGAGAAGACGATTCAGCAGAAGCACGTAACGTACGACTTCGAGCGGCAGATGCAGGGCGCAACGAAGGCAAAGACCAGTGAGTTTGCGACTCGCATGATCGAGAATATGTAG
- a CDS encoding dipeptidase: MHTITKSTAAACASFLSAALLLAATPAGAQSSQSAGKKAMSQDPQAVHQSAIVIDTHADTPQRFVDEHWDFTDPLNGGMLNYDSAKKGNLDAQFFSIWVDPGQYPANASARRTLELIDGTLEQVRKHPDKLQLCTTAEQILAAHKQGKFAVLMGIEGGHSIENSLGLLRDYYRLGVRYMTLTWSNTNDWADSSGDIDDTTVTHHNGLTPFGKDVVREMNRLGMMVDISHVSDKTFWDVIETTKAPIIASHSSARALTDAQRNMTDDMIRAVAKNGGVVMVNFHQAFIDEQWRQAWAAQKPERQKAQDALEAEYKAKGLPVPYAASNKIDREFADRLGRAPFNSLIDHFDHIIKVAGIDHVGIGTDFDGIPVPPAGIDSAADFPKITAALMARGYSAEDVKKVLGGNILRVFAAVQATSDHNP, encoded by the coding sequence ATGCACACGATCACAAAATCCACTGCGGCAGCCTGTGCATCCTTCCTATCGGCCGCGCTCCTGCTGGCCGCAACGCCAGCCGGAGCGCAGTCCTCACAGTCCGCAGGAAAGAAGGCCATGTCTCAAGACCCGCAAGCTGTCCATCAGTCCGCCATCGTCATCGACACCCACGCGGACACCCCGCAGCGCTTCGTAGACGAGCACTGGGACTTCACCGATCCCCTCAACGGCGGCATGCTCAACTATGACTCCGCGAAGAAGGGCAACCTCGACGCGCAATTTTTTTCCATCTGGGTCGATCCCGGCCAGTACCCAGCCAACGCCTCCGCCCGCCGGACGCTTGAGCTCATCGACGGAACCCTCGAGCAGGTCCGCAAGCACCCCGACAAGCTCCAGCTCTGCACTACTGCCGAGCAGATCCTCGCCGCCCACAAGCAGGGCAAGTTCGCCGTCCTCATGGGAATCGAAGGTGGCCACTCCATCGAGAACTCGCTCGGCCTCCTACGCGACTACTACCGCCTCGGCGTTCGCTACATGACCCTCACTTGGTCCAACACCAACGACTGGGCCGACTCCTCCGGCGACATCGACGACACCACCGTCACCCACCACAACGGCCTCACCCCCTTCGGCAAAGACGTCGTCCGTGAGATGAACCGCCTCGGCATGATGGTCGACATCTCCCACGTCTCCGACAAAACCTTCTGGGACGTCATCGAGACCACGAAAGCTCCCATCATCGCCTCGCACTCCTCCGCCCGCGCCCTCACCGACGCCCAGCGCAACATGACCGACGACATGATCCGCGCCGTCGCCAAAAACGGCGGAGTCGTCATGGTCAACTTCCACCAGGCCTTCATCGACGAACAGTGGCGTCAGGCCTGGGCTGCGCAGAAACCCGAACGCCAGAAGGCACAGGACGCCCTCGAAGCCGAGTACAAGGCCAAGGGCCTGCCCGTCCCCTATGCGGCGTCTAACAAGATCGATCGAGAGTTCGCCGATCGACTCGGACGGGCCCCATTCAACTCGCTCATCGACCATTTCGACCACATCATCAAGGTCGCAGGCATCGACCACGTAGGCATCGGCACCGACTTCGACGGCATCCCTGTCCCACCCGCCGGTATAGACTCCGCCGCCGACTTCCCCAAGATCACCGCAGCCCTCATGGCACGCGGTTACTCTGCCGAAGACGTCAAAAAAGTTCTCGGAGGCAACATCCTGCGCGTCTTCGCTGCAGTCCAGGCTACTTCGGACCACAATCCATAA
- a CDS encoding peptidylprolyl isomerase has product MILRSFALALAVSAAAFAQSSAPPQQSSQDLPDAPSTASQAKPPVAPSGPTAVIDTTMGRLTCKLYDQQAPVTVANFIGLADGTKDWTDPKTLKKVHHQPFYNGTTFHRVIPGFMIQGGDRVGDGTGDPGYLFQDEIDPSLTFDEPGRLAMANSGPGPSGGGTNGSQFFITEVPVPQLNGKHTIFGQCDAHTVLLVASIARVERNESDKPLTPVTITRVTIVRDGQPMPPEPTSPTAPAAAPAAATTAAPHN; this is encoded by the coding sequence ATGATCCTTCGTTCCTTCGCGCTCGCCCTGGCAGTCAGCGCCGCCGCGTTCGCTCAATCCTCAGCGCCACCACAGCAATCATCCCAGGACCTTCCCGACGCTCCCAGCACCGCCAGCCAGGCGAAGCCTCCCGTCGCTCCCAGCGGCCCCACTGCCGTCATCGACACCACGATGGGCCGCCTCACCTGCAAACTCTACGACCAGCAGGCTCCCGTTACCGTCGCGAACTTCATCGGCCTCGCCGACGGCACCAAGGACTGGACCGATCCCAAGACCCTCAAGAAGGTCCACCACCAGCCCTTCTACAACGGGACCACCTTCCACCGCGTCATCCCCGGTTTCATGATCCAGGGCGGCGACCGCGTGGGCGACGGCACTGGCGACCCCGGTTACCTCTTCCAGGACGAGATAGATCCCTCACTCACCTTCGACGAACCCGGCCGCCTCGCCATGGCCAACTCCGGCCCCGGCCCTTCCGGTGGTGGAACCAACGGTAGCCAGTTCTTCATCACTGAGGTTCCCGTCCCGCAACTCAACGGCAAGCACACCATCTTCGGCCAGTGCGACGCTCACACCGTCCTCCTCGTCGCCTCCATCGCGCGCGTCGAGCGCAACGAGAGCGACAAGCCTCTCACGCCTGTCACCATCACGCGCGTCACCATCGTGCGCGATGGCCAGCCTATGCCGCCGGAACCAACTTCTCCCACAGCACCCGCCGCTGCGCCTGCGGCAGCCACAACAGCCGCACCGCACAACTGA
- a CDS encoding oligosaccharide repeat unit polymerase, which yields MTWNILYVIDFLAISLFAISYYRNCYRRGYRIDFWHAQLFLICVFPNLLLLPFAKSDLNELVLGRDFAAVLAVLPIVFLLTLLGFFAMLAGGIFWRLRAGLGARKTTIQVLDIVPRCSLMLMSSRGILVFQTLLCLLLQMLILSIYFSQSGFAFNLREYTFANPTLRPVALFISNYSVIIASHCLARYIDTKERVLLACTLLLTVGMIFFGARSNIAAIYINVLMCYLVALRSKISLVRLTSMISAVIVAGLYLGSVRGGQYSLSMFFGVLVLAIFFGNNFSDLRDFAWVYSTWNHKFWVGKTYFAALTAFVPRFASQFRDNWGLGAATATTLGLDPHSHPGVRPGYFGEGFFNFGVVGVVGIGLALGIVIRRVDMDVKGALASSRPSMMKAFASTMLIGVAGACAISSGFSGLYVLGGIYLFSWFCLRIQRMIQPRSSHLRTQVS from the coding sequence ATGACGTGGAATATCCTCTATGTCATCGATTTTTTAGCGATTTCCCTCTTCGCAATCTCCTACTACCGCAACTGCTACCGGCGAGGGTATCGAATCGACTTTTGGCACGCGCAGCTGTTTCTTATATGCGTTTTTCCTAACCTGCTTCTGCTTCCATTCGCCAAGAGTGACCTGAACGAACTCGTTCTTGGTCGAGATTTTGCCGCGGTCCTTGCCGTGCTGCCCATTGTCTTTTTGCTGACACTGTTAGGATTCTTTGCCATGCTGGCTGGAGGCATTTTTTGGCGACTACGCGCCGGCTTGGGAGCACGTAAAACAACGATTCAGGTGCTGGACATCGTTCCCAGATGCTCACTCATGCTCATGTCATCCAGAGGCATTCTGGTGTTTCAGACGTTGCTTTGCCTCTTGTTGCAGATGCTGATCCTGTCTATATACTTTTCTCAGAGCGGGTTCGCATTTAACCTCAGAGAATACACGTTCGCCAACCCCACTCTTCGCCCCGTTGCTCTCTTCATCTCAAACTATTCCGTGATCATCGCTTCACATTGCCTTGCACGGTATATCGACACAAAGGAGAGGGTTCTGCTGGCATGCACCTTGCTGCTGACCGTTGGGATGATCTTCTTCGGCGCCAGATCCAATATTGCTGCCATTTACATCAATGTTCTGATGTGCTATCTGGTGGCGCTTCGGAGCAAAATCAGCCTGGTTCGGCTCACTAGCATGATTTCTGCCGTTATTGTAGCTGGCCTCTATCTCGGGAGCGTGCGGGGCGGTCAATATTCGCTCAGTATGTTCTTCGGAGTGTTGGTTCTAGCTATATTTTTTGGAAACAACTTTTCCGATCTGCGTGACTTTGCGTGGGTATATTCCACATGGAACCACAAGTTTTGGGTCGGCAAGACCTACTTTGCTGCTTTAACGGCATTTGTTCCACGCTTCGCCTCCCAATTTCGGGACAACTGGGGCCTGGGTGCCGCGACAGCCACGACGCTCGGTCTTGATCCTCATTCGCATCCCGGGGTCAGGCCGGGATACTTTGGAGAAGGTTTTTTCAACTTCGGAGTGGTCGGGGTAGTTGGCATCGGGCTCGCTCTCGGCATTGTTATTCGTCGCGTAGATATGGATGTCAAAGGGGCCCTGGCGTCTTCTCGACCCTCTATGATGAAGGCGTTCGCCTCTACGATGCTGATCGGCGTCGCGGGCGCCTGCGCCATTAGCTCAGGCTTTTCAGGCCTCTATGTTCTTGGAGGGATCTACCTCTTCTCTTGGTTCTGCCTTCGTATACAACGAATGATTCAGCCACGCAGCTCTCATTTGCGGACGCAGGTTAGTTAG